From a single Dysidea avara chromosome 14, odDysAvar1.4, whole genome shotgun sequence genomic region:
- the LOC136244960 gene encoding dehydrogenase/reductase SDR family member 11-like isoform X2, translated as MERWKGRVAIVTGASAGIGYELSKRLVQLGVVVVGCARNIAAIESLSQELSTSGGKLVAMKCDVRKEEDILSMMSAIKSQFGGADICVNNAGLVYDAPLLSGTTEQWRETLEVNVLGLCMMTREFIKQLRERNVDDGHVVHISSISGHRVVGSFNLFYAATKFAVTALTEGLRKELRELKSNIKVTAISPGVVATEIVPRAKNFENPKAAIAEVYGKIDFEVLLPEDIANSVIYTLSTPPRMQVHDILMRPTQQPL; from the exons ATGGAGAGATGGAAGGGAAGAGTTGCTATTGTCACTGGAGCATCTGCTGGAATAGGATACGAACTATCGAAGAGGCTAGTACAACTCGGAGTAGTGGTAGTTGGGTGTGCTAGAAACATCGCAGCCATTGAG AGCTTATCTCAGGAGTTAAGTACATCAGGAGGCAAGTTGGTAGCCATGAAGTGTGATGTCAGAAAGGAGGAAGACATCTTGTCAATGATGAGTGCAATAAAGTCACAATTTGGAGGAGCAGACATATGTGTCAACAATGCTGGACTAGTTTATGATGCTCCATTGTTATCAGGTACTACTGAACAATGGAGGGAGACTTTAGAA GTGAATGTTCTTGGCCTGTGTATGATGACAAGAGAATTTATCAAACAACTCAGGGAGAGAAATGTGGATGATGGACATGTTGTTCACATCAGCAG CATATCAGGACATCGTGTAGTGGGATCTTTCAATCTGTTTTATGCTGCTACAAAGTTTGCTGTTACTGCTCTCACTGAGGGGCTACGAAAGGAGCTAAGAGAATTGAAATCTAATATTAAAGTCACT GCAATATCTCCTGGTGTGGTAGCTACTGAAATTGTGCCACGTGCGAAAAACTTTGAAAACCCTAAAGCAGCTATTGCAGAAGTATATGGAAAAATAGACTTTGAA GTTCTCCTACCAGAGGACATTGCTAACTCAGTGATTTATACACTGTCAACCCCACCAAGGATGCAG GTACACGATATTCTGATGAGGCCGACACAGCAACCATTATGA
- the LOC136244960 gene encoding dehydrogenase/reductase SDR family member 11-like isoform X1, producing the protein MANFDSFNYPGMERWKGRVAIVTGASAGIGYELSKRLVQLGVVVVGCARNIAAIESLSQELSTSGGKLVAMKCDVRKEEDILSMMSAIKSQFGGADICVNNAGLVYDAPLLSGTTEQWRETLEVNVLGLCMMTREFIKQLRERNVDDGHVVHISSISGHRVVGSFNLFYAATKFAVTALTEGLRKELRELKSNIKVTAISPGVVATEIVPRAKNFENPKAAIAEVYGKIDFEVLLPEDIANSVIYTLSTPPRMQVHDILMRPTQQPL; encoded by the exons ATGGCGAATTTTGACAGTTTCAACTACCCTGGGATGGAGAGATGGAAGGGAAGAGTTGCTATTGTCACTGGAGCATCTGCTGGAATAGGATACGAACTATCGAAGAGGCTAGTACAACTCGGAGTAGTGGTAGTTGGGTGTGCTAGAAACATCGCAGCCATTGAG AGCTTATCTCAGGAGTTAAGTACATCAGGAGGCAAGTTGGTAGCCATGAAGTGTGATGTCAGAAAGGAGGAAGACATCTTGTCAATGATGAGTGCAATAAAGTCACAATTTGGAGGAGCAGACATATGTGTCAACAATGCTGGACTAGTTTATGATGCTCCATTGTTATCAGGTACTACTGAACAATGGAGGGAGACTTTAGAA GTGAATGTTCTTGGCCTGTGTATGATGACAAGAGAATTTATCAAACAACTCAGGGAGAGAAATGTGGATGATGGACATGTTGTTCACATCAGCAG CATATCAGGACATCGTGTAGTGGGATCTTTCAATCTGTTTTATGCTGCTACAAAGTTTGCTGTTACTGCTCTCACTGAGGGGCTACGAAAGGAGCTAAGAGAATTGAAATCTAATATTAAAGTCACT GCAATATCTCCTGGTGTGGTAGCTACTGAAATTGTGCCACGTGCGAAAAACTTTGAAAACCCTAAAGCAGCTATTGCAGAAGTATATGGAAAAATAGACTTTGAA GTTCTCCTACCAGAGGACATTGCTAACTCAGTGATTTATACACTGTCAACCCCACCAAGGATGCAG GTACACGATATTCTGATGAGGCCGACACAGCAACCATTATGA
- the LOC136244959 gene encoding dehydrogenase/reductase SDR family member 11-like, protein MASIHDSFNYTGMERWKGRVAIVTGASAGIGYELSKRLAQLGAVVVGCDKNITGIEGLSHDQELGGKLVAMKCDVRKEEDILSVMSRIKSQFGGADICVNNAGLGHNAPLLSGTTEQWKEMMEVNVLGLCMMTREFIKQLRERNVDDGHVIFMNSMSGHRVDTDPSISFYSATKFAVTALSEGLRKELRDIKSNIKITAVSPALVATEFYPRLLRKDDPKEAIKSVFSSYDFPVLLPEDIANTIIYALSTPPRMQIHDILVRPTQQSS, encoded by the exons ATGGCGAGTATTCATGACAGTTTCAACTACACTGGGATGGAGAGATGGAAGGGAAGAGTCGCTATTGTCACTGGAGCATCCGCTGGAATAGGATACGAACTATCGAAGAGACTAGCACAACTCGGAGCAGTGGTAGTTGGGTGTGACAAGAACATCACAGGCATTGAG GGTTTATCTCATGATCAGGAGCTAGGAGGCAAGTTGGTAGCTATGAAGTGTGATGTTAGAAAGGAGGAAGACATCTTGTCAGTGATGAGTAGAATAAAGTCACAATTTGGAGGAGCAGATATTTGTGTCAACAATGCTGGATTGGGTCACAATGCCCCATTGTTATCAGGTACTACTGAACAATGGAAAGAAATGATGGAG GTGAATGTTCTTGGCTTGTGTATGATGACTAGAGAGTTCATCAAACAACTTAGAGAGAGGAATGTGGATGATGGACATGTTATTTTCATGAACAG TATGTCTGGTCATCGAGTGGACACAGATCCATCCATATCATTCTACTCAGCCACAAAGTTTGCAGTGACTGCTTTATCTGAAGGACTAAGGAAGGAATTGCGAGACATAAAGTCTAACATCAAGATCACT GCTGTTTCTCCTGCACTGGTTGCCACTGAGTTTTATCCACGTCTCCTAAGAAAGGATGATCCAAAGGAGGCTATTAAAAGTGTGTTTAGCAGTTACGACTTTCCA GTTCTTCTACCAGAGGATATTGCTAACACCATAATATATGCCTTATCAACTCCTCCCAGGATGCAG ATTCATGACATCTTAGTCCGACCAACACAACAGTCATCCTAA